In Raphanus sativus cultivar WK10039 unplaced genomic scaffold, ASM80110v3 Scaffold3056, whole genome shotgun sequence, one genomic interval encodes:
- the LOC130506271 gene encoding probable ADP-ribosylation factor GTPase-activating protein AGD13 — protein sequence MSNYAAGLDNSGSGKRRIRDLLKQPDNRVCADCSAPDPKWASSNIGVFICLKCCGVHRSLGTHISKVLSVTLDEWSDEEVDSMIEIGGNASANSIYEAFVPEGSSKPGPDVSHDQRMIFIRAKYEHQEFLKPSLRITSGKACSTKKPSFVKSSLSTKFMDSFRANSSSKKMFEEGMVEFIGLLKVTVKKGTNLAIRDMMSSDPYVVLNLGKQKLQTTVVNSNLNPIWNQELMLSVPESYGPVKLQVYDYDTFSADDIMGEAELDIQPLITSAMAFGDPEMFGDMQIGKWLKSHDNPLIDDSIINIVGGKVKQEVQIKLQNVECGELELEMEWLPLEQ from the exons ATGAGTAATTATGCAGCCGGACTTGATAACTCTGGCTCAG GTAAAAGGAGAATAAGAGATCTTTTGAAACAACCTGATAACCGAGTCTGCGCTGATTGTTCCGCTCCTGATCCCAAATGGGC ATCATCAAATATCGGAGTCTTCATTTGCTTAAAATGTTGCGGTGTGCACAGAAGCCTCGGCACTCATATCTCAAAG GTCTTGTCTGTGACACTTGATGAATGGTCTGATGAGGAAGTCGACTCCATGATTGAGATTGGAGGAAATGCTTCTGCAAATTCTATTTACGAAGCTTTTGTACCCGAAGGAAGCTCTAAGCCTGGACCTGATGTTAGTCATGACCAGCGTATGATATTCATCAG GGCTAAGTATGAACACCAAGAGTTCCTGAAACCAAGCTTGCGGATTACGTCAGGGAAAGCTTGCTCAACAAAGAAACCATCATTTGTCAAATCAAGTCTTTCTACAAAATTCATGGATAGTTTTCGCGCAAATTCATCATCAAAGAAGATG TTTGAGGAAGGAATGGTAGAGTTTATTGGATTGTTGAAGGTGACTGTCAAGAAAGGTACTAACTTAGCAATCAGAGATATGATGTCAAGTGATCCATATGTTGTCTTGAATCTTGGGAAGCAA AAGCTTCAGACAACAGTTGTGAATAGTAATTTGAACCCAATATGGAACCAAGAACTCATGCTTTCTGTTCCTGAGAGCTATGGTCCAGTGAAGTTG CAAGTGTATGATTATGACACATTCTCTGCTGATGATATAATGGGAGAAGCTGAACTTGATATCCAACCTCTGATAACATCTGCAATGGCTTTTGGGGATCCTGAGATGTTTGGGGATATGCAAATAGGAAAATGGCTGAAGTCGCATGATAACCCGCTTATAGATGACAGCATCATTAACATCGTTGGTGGGAAAGTGAAACAAGAGGTTCAGATCAAGCTTCAGAATGTAGAGTGTGGAGAATTAGAGCTAGAAATGGAATGGTTGCCACTGGAACAATAA